The following is a genomic window from Paenibacillus sp. FSL R5-0766.
CAGGAACAGGCCAAAGAAGTTAAAACGGAAGCGGGCGTCTACCAGATTCGGAATGAACGTAACGGCAAAGTTTATATCGACAGCACACTTAACCTGAAAACCATTAACGGACAACGGTTTATGTTACAGATGGGTAGCCATCTGAATCGAAGATTGCAGGCTGAATGGAATGAATATGGAGAGAATGCGTTTGTGATCGAGGTGTTGGAGACATTGAAACAAGACGATAACCCGTATTACGATTCCAAAGATGCACTCGCCAAATGTCTGAATCGCTGGTTTGAACAGTTAGAGCCCTACGGAGATCAAGGGTACCACGGAGATAAAAAGCAATCTGCTGAATAGGAGAGTCATTTCCCTTCTAAAATGCCTGACCTTTTATAACCCAAAGCCCCTTTGCCAATATGATGGCAAAGGGGCTTTTGGTGTGTACAGATTACTTGTTATATAAGATTACAGCTTGAATTGTTCCACCAGCTTCTGCAGCTTGTGAGCCAGATGGGCAAGGGAATCAGCAGAGGATGATATCTCCTGCATGGAAGCCACTTGCTCCTCCGTAGCAGCAGAGATGTTCTCCGTTCCATCTGCATTGGTTTCCGATATGGCATGGATCTGATCAATGGATTGCACCACTTCAGCTGTACTGGCAGACATCTGTTGTGAGGCAGCTGCAATGTTCTCAAGCTGATGATTGACGACCCCAACAGCCTCACTAATCTGGGCAAAAGCTTCATCTGCAAACTGAACGGCACGAATGCCGTTGCTTACATCCTGTTGCCCGATCTGTACATTGTGATTGGCCATTGAAATCTCCTGTTGAATCGCTCCAACCATCTCTACAATCTTCTGGCCGGACAGGCTCGATTGTTCCGCCAGCTTGCGGACTTCGCTGGCAACAACGGAGAAGCCGCGTCCATGCTCACCTGCACGTGCTGCTTCTATAGAAGCATTGAGAGCAAGCAAATTGGTCTGTGCAGCGATATCTGTAATGACAGATACCATCTCACCAATGGATGTGGAATGCTGTTCAAGTCGTCCGGCAGTATCTGCCATACCTTGCACAAAGCGACTGACGCAACTCATCTCGGATACGGCCGTCTGCATGGTCGCATTCCCTTTATCCGCGAGCTCACTTGCTTGCATGGCAGCTTCGGATACTTGCTGTGTGCTGTTCGTTACCTGTCCCACACCTCCAGCAAGCTCATTCATCTGTAGTGCCGTATGTTTCAGGCTGCTTGTTTGTTTCTCAAGTCCAGCTGCGGACTCTTCCGTGATCAGGGCGACTTGCTCAGTTGCTTTGGTTGTCTCCGATGAGTTGACTGCCAATTGTGTGGATGAGGCGGTTAACTCGTCAGCCGTGTGTCGCACGTCCTGAATAACGGTTCGCAGGGATTCGCTCATCTTATTGAAGCTGGTGCTCAGCTTGCCGAATTCATCCTGTCCTAATACAGCAACCTCGATGGTCAGATTACCATTACTAATTTCGTCAGATGCCTTCACTAAGCGATTCAGTGGTTTGGTGATTGATTGCACAATCCAGAAAATAATGACGGAGCTTACCGCAATTGCAATCGCTACAACGATAAGTGTGGTGTATAGGATCGGACGGACAGATGCCGTCACTTCCCCACTGTCGATGACACCAACCACGGTCCAGCCCGTCGTTTCATTGGTGGAGAAAAAGGCGTGTTCCTGGTTTCCATTTAGTGTATAGGTCAGACTTCCATTTTTCTGTGCAAAAATATCTTTATAGGGTGCCATGGTTCCTTCGGTCCCCGGTTTCTCGGTAGGATGTACAATGATTTTGTTGGCATTATCAATGATATAGACATAACCCTTCTCGCCGATCTTCGTGGAATTAACGGTCTGGGAAAGGGCTTCAAGCGACAGGCTGACAGAGACGACACCATGGCCATCCGCTGAGGTCT
Proteins encoded in this region:
- a CDS encoding methyl-accepting chemotaxis protein, with amino-acid sequence MKKIRKQGAKRTMQMREKLILSFAIVLLIPTISLGIISFQTADAKVEEKMYENAISSVTVLNQTIDQIIGATRKNVDFLASQLDAGNVGPNQGDETETIRTLLDAYKETHDDVELASIGTDQGVYINSPVTAVNKEGYDPRERPWYQAATQNKDVPTVITPYISSNTGNVVASVAQTSADGHGVVSVSLSLEALSQTVNSTKIGEKGYVYIIDNANKIIVHPTEKPGTEGTMAPYKDIFAQKNGSLTYTLNGNQEHAFFSTNETTGWTVVGVIDSGEVTASVRPILYTTLIVVAIAIAVSSVIIFWIVQSITKPLNRLVKASDEISNGNLTIEVAVLGQDEFGKLSTSFNKMSESLRTVIQDVRHTADELTASSTQLAVNSSETTKATEQVALITEESAAGLEKQTSSLKHTALQMNELAGGVGQVTNSTQQVSEAAMQASELADKGNATMQTAVSEMSCVSRFVQGMADTAGRLEQHSTSIGEMVSVITDIAAQTNLLALNASIEAARAGEHGRGFSVVASEVRKLAEQSSLSGQKIVEMVGAIQQEISMANHNVQIGQQDVSNGIRAVQFADEAFAQISEAVGVVNHQLENIAAASQQMSASTAEVVQSIDQIHAISETNADGTENISAATEEQVASMQEISSSADSLAHLAHKLQKLVEQFKL